The Sphaerochaeta globosa str. Buddy region AAGAATATGTCTGTAGTATGAATCAGGGACCAGCACAAACTATCGGATGCATTGCAGCATCCGACTATGCGAAGTTGATAAGGCCGCTTGGGTTAAGTATGGATGATCTTGCAAAAGCATATCCTTTAGAGGTTGTTACAACCGGTTTATCCTACCTTATCGTTCCCATTCGCAATGGAATTGAAAACACAGGCATTATTGCAAAGGACTACGAATCGCTGGTTCTCTCCTACGGAGCAAAGTTTGTCTATGTCTTTGATATTGATGCAATGGAAGGTAGAACATGGGATTTTAGTGGGCTTGAGGACGTGGCCACAGGCAGTGCCGCCGGACCGGTGGGGGCATATCTGTGTGAGCATGGTATCTGCCAAGAAGGTGAGGAGATGATCCTTCACCAAGGGCGATTTCTAGAAAGACCGAGTGAACTTCGAGTTTTGAAAGAGAAAGAAACAGGAA contains the following coding sequences:
- a CDS encoding PhzF family phenazine biosynthesis protein → MDRKPRGRFHTQYYHVDVFSKGKLTGNGLTVLICNRFPTNETMLQITREMKQYETIFLRKLQDCEYRARIFTKDEELDFAGHPILGAAAVVQLVHGLKEQAEVIFHLNCKDVSVTSVAIEYGQEYVCSMNQGPAQTIGCIAASDYAKLIRPLGLSMDDLAKAYPLEVVTTGLSYLIVPIRNGIENTGIIAKDYESLVLSYGAKFVYVFDIDAMEGRTWDFSGLEDVATGSAAGPVGAYLCEHGICQEGEEMILHQGRFLERPSELRVLKEKETGNIFVSGNVSIIAKGTFYG